The following proteins come from a genomic window of Leptospiraceae bacterium:
- a CDS encoding DDE-type integrase/transposase/recombinase, with amino-acid sequence MQIGRNRVQRLMRENQLNCRAKKAYYSGSTNSKHHLRKYSNLLIEADIQEYPVIVGDVTAFDIKGKNHYCAHLLDLTNREILGISVSRINNTDLVYRTLEQAISKRDDLSKYIHHTDSDVRYCSSKYIKLVEKSQMKISMCRGNAYENAHSESFNKTLKRQEINIHQHNSIEEAEKVFLNLL; translated from the coding sequence ATGCAGATCGGAAGGAACCGAGTGCAGAGATTAATGCGCGAAAATCAGCTAAATTGCAGGGCGAAAAAGGCATATTACTCTGGAAGCACAAATTCAAAACACCATTTACGAAAATACTCAAACCTACTAATAGAAGCGGATATTCAAGAGTATCCAGTCATAGTTGGTGACGTAACTGCTTTCGATATAAAAGGTAAAAACCATTATTGTGCACATTTATTAGATTTAACAAATAGAGAGATTTTAGGAATATCTGTTTCTAGAATAAATAATACAGATCTTGTTTATCGAACTTTGGAACAAGCTATCAGTAAAAGAGATGACCTCTCTAAGTATATACATCACACTGATAGTGATGTTAGATATTGTTCCAGTAAATATATAAAACTTGTAGAGAAGTCCCAAATGAAAATCTCTATGTGTAGAGGCAATGCATATGAAAACGCACATTCAGAATCATTTAATAAAACTTTGAAGAGACAGGAAATTAATATTCATCAGCATAACTCCATAGAAGAAGCAGAAAAAGTATTCTTGAATTTGCTGTAA
- a CDS encoding SCO family protein, translating to MKLNKKQISFGIIFLLHIIAFIVLFVFQLNDKYYGFESSIKINPFELEDHNGAKFTEKELNSNFHFIYFGFLRCTEICPKGVSLLTRISKKIPDSDLRFVFVSIDPERDSKESINTYMQNRDKRFIGVRDSDINKIENFAGQFYVQFARDIFGKNNSAYQINHSSNIILINKSNNMIIRYPEGLEDISRIQSDFEYFKKNNN from the coding sequence ATGAAACTTAATAAAAAACAAATTAGTTTTGGAATTATTTTTTTATTACATATCATTGCATTTATTGTACTTTTTGTTTTTCAATTAAATGATAAATACTATGGTTTTGAATCCTCAATAAAAATTAATCCATTTGAATTAGAAGACCATAACGGTGCAAAATTTACAGAAAAAGAATTAAATAGTAATTTTCATTTTATCTATTTTGGTTTTTTGCGGTGTACGGAGATTTGCCCCAAGGGTGTAAGTCTTTTGACTAGAATTTCCAAAAAAATTCCTGACTCTGATTTACGTTTTGTATTCGTATCCATCGATCCAGAAAGAGATTCGAAAGAGTCTATAAATACCTATATGCAAAATCGAGATAAAAGATTTATTGGAGTCCGAGATTCAGACATAAATAAAATCGAAAATTTTGCCGGACAGTTTTATGTTCAGTTTGCGCGTGATATTTTCGGAAAAAATAATTCTGCCTACCAAATCAATCATAGTTCCAATATAATCCTTATCAACAAATCAAATAATATGATCATTCGATACCCAGAAGGTTTAGAAGATATAAGTAGAATACAAAGTGATTTCGAATATTTTAAAAAAAATAATAATTAA
- a CDS encoding transposase — MIKRKNFSNEFKEKIVLEYTSGQSSAAQIAQREGITSQTVRDWGKAFNNKNFRV; from the coding sequence ATGATAAAACGTAAGAATTTTAGCAATGAGTTTAAAGAGAAAATAGTGCTTGAATATACTTCAGGACAAAGCTCAGCAGCACAAATAGCACAGAGGGAAGGTATAACATCGCAGACTGTTCGTGATTGGGGAAAGGCATTCAATAATAAAAATTTCAGAGTATGA
- a CDS encoding sensor histidine kinase has translation MKLLFTIILLFLNSIFAMDPIVLTKDTIEYPMGMYLEILEDQNRILTIDDIQKEEFENRWIKSDRQVPSFGFTKSIYWVRLKIKSDLEKKYFLEIRFPQFDKVSLFQIKTKSVSEEKQIGDYIPFKERDVPSRNLVFVINPSFQIDNLYFLRFETSDSMMLPISIWTEEAFLEKSNLEMYLFGMFFGALIVMGFYNLFVWISIRDNTYFFYVMYIFTFVYFWFNYTGLMTQYIWRWSIYFYHLFYAISIPLSFVFMISFTINFLQTEKTLPKIHRLLNVFRLIFIVTTLGTLFMDHQAVIILLVIEIVLVALLMIFGGILSFALGYRSARYYMLAWMTLLLGGIILALRNAGFLPSNPLTEYSAFLGTSLEVILLSLGLADRINDLQKQNVTAQVRALEAEKRGSKVKDEFLANLSHELRTPMTTVFVLSELLAGNDNYPDEVREFAKEIRAGSGKLNDYVNDLILVTDIETNLKLQKNKIEISKLIESVLVEVKQILEDQDVQIIFEAKEKIEFECDSILLAKAIEAILKNAIVYNKPKGTVEITFRKRVLKTLDRTFKGIEISIKDNGIGISKEFHDKIFEKFFRVDTSLSYEVSGVGLGLFIARKIVELHGGTIRVKSELGNGSEFTIDLPEKS, from the coding sequence ATAGAATTTTAACGATAGATGATATACAAAAGGAAGAATTCGAAAATCGTTGGATAAAATCGGATAGGCAAGTCCCTAGTTTTGGTTTTACCAAATCTATATACTGGGTTCGTTTAAAAATAAAATCAGATCTCGAAAAAAAGTATTTTCTAGAAATTCGATTTCCTCAATTTGATAAAGTCAGTCTTTTTCAAATAAAAACCAAATCAGTATCTGAAGAAAAACAAATCGGTGATTACATTCCATTTAAAGAACGAGACGTCCCTTCTCGAAATTTAGTTTTTGTAATAAATCCATCCTTTCAAATAGACAACTTATATTTTTTACGATTTGAAACATCAGACTCAATGATGCTTCCAATTTCGATTTGGACAGAGGAGGCTTTTCTCGAAAAATCCAATTTGGAAATGTATTTGTTTGGAATGTTTTTTGGAGCTTTAATTGTAATGGGATTTTATAATCTATTTGTTTGGATTTCGATTCGGGATAATACCTATTTCTTTTATGTTATGTATATATTTACATTCGTTTATTTTTGGTTTAACTATACTGGTTTAATGACTCAGTATATTTGGAGATGGTCAATTTATTTCTATCATCTTTTTTATGCAATTTCTATTCCTTTAAGTTTTGTATTTATGATTTCTTTTACAATTAATTTTTTGCAAACAGAGAAAACATTACCAAAAATCCACAGACTATTAAATGTGTTTAGGCTTATATTTATTGTTACTACATTAGGAACTCTATTTATGGACCATCAAGCTGTGATTATACTTTTAGTTATTGAAATTGTTTTAGTTGCGTTATTGATGATTTTTGGGGGTATATTGTCATTTGCTCTTGGATATCGTTCTGCAAGGTATTATATGCTTGCATGGATGACACTTTTACTTGGGGGAATAATTTTAGCGCTTCGAAATGCTGGTTTTTTACCAAGCAATCCTCTTACGGAATATTCTGCATTTTTAGGAACATCTTTAGAGGTTATACTTCTTTCTTTGGGATTAGCTGATCGAATCAATGATTTACAAAAACAAAATGTTACTGCTCAAGTAAGAGCATTAGAAGCAGAAAAAAGAGGAAGTAAAGTAAAAGATGAGTTTTTGGCAAATCTATCTCACGAACTTAGAACTCCTATGACCACAGTGTTCGTACTTTCTGAATTATTAGCGGGTAATGATAATTATCCAGATGAGGTAAGAGAATTTGCTAAGGAAATACGAGCTGGCTCAGGTAAATTGAATGATTATGTAAATGATTTAATTCTTGTGACAGATATTGAAACAAATTTAAAATTACAAAAAAATAAGATAGAAATTTCCAAATTGATAGAGAGTGTTTTGGTCGAAGTTAAACAAATATTAGAAGACCAAGACGTTCAAATAATATTTGAGGCAAAAGAAAAAATAGAGTTTGAATGTGATTCGATTCTATTAGCAAAAGCAATCGAGGCAATTTTAAAAAATGCAATAGTATACAATAAACCAAAAGGAACTGTAGAAATTACATTTAGAAAACGGGTTTTAAAAACTTTGGATCGTACTTTTAAAGGAATAGAAATTTCAATTAAAGACAATGGGATTGGGATATCAAAAGAATTTCACGATAAAATATTCGAAAAATTCTTTCGAGTAGATACTTCCTTGTCCTATGAAGTGAGTGGGGTAGGATTAGGTTTATTTATCGCAAGAAAAATTGTAGAATTGCACGGTGGAACTATAAGAGTCAAAAGTGAATTAGGAAATGGAAGCGAGTTTACTATCGATTTGCCGGAAAAATCTTAA